The following are encoded in a window of Arthrobacter sp. NicSoilB4 genomic DNA:
- a CDS encoding AMP-binding protein yields MSNTTGPGRADGLHTLGRWTTDRSLATPHRIAVDDRGCTLSYGELERRASGLAAGLKSAGYATGDRIATLTGNSSDHVVVFFACAKAGLVLVPLSWRLSPRELAAQLELADPQLLLVEDELDSLAAGACALLPLRPRTAALGPGGVEKSVPPPSRTLSGGRQEVRTEVRDDDPLLMIFTSGTEGASKAAVLTHANCFWTNLSLSRTLDLGSADVVLAVLPQFHVGGWNIQPLLAWWTGATVVLERGFEPGRVLQLIAERRVTMLMGVPTQYLMLAEHPDFASAELGSLRHAVVGGAPMPAPLLRIWHRRGVALSQGYGLTEASPNVLCLANEDAARMVGYSGKPYPHVAVAVADPVTGEILDGAASGELLVGGPGVFAGYFRDPAATAAVLAGGWLRTGDLVERDASGYIKVVDRLKDIYISGGENVAPAEVEAALLAHPAVAQAAVVGVDDDRWGETGVAFVVIRPGLATDEQELLDHCAAQLAHFKVPARIETVGALPRTALNKVLRARLRQQLEERVPGGRTEIPADAVTADAVSADRGRR; encoded by the coding sequence ATGAGCAACACAACTGGTCCCGGCCGGGCGGACGGACTGCACACCCTGGGCCGCTGGACCACGGACCGCAGCCTCGCCACCCCGCACCGGATCGCCGTCGATGACCGAGGCTGCACCCTCAGCTACGGCGAACTGGAACGCCGGGCCTCCGGCCTCGCCGCCGGACTCAAAAGTGCCGGCTACGCCACGGGGGACCGGATCGCGACCCTGACCGGGAACAGCTCGGACCACGTGGTGGTGTTCTTCGCCTGCGCCAAGGCCGGACTGGTCCTGGTGCCGCTGTCCTGGCGGCTTTCACCCCGGGAACTCGCCGCCCAGCTTGAACTCGCCGACCCCCAGCTCCTGCTCGTCGAGGATGAACTCGATTCGCTCGCCGCGGGAGCATGCGCGCTGCTGCCGCTCCGGCCCCGGACCGCAGCGCTGGGCCCGGGCGGCGTCGAAAAGTCCGTGCCGCCGCCGTCCCGGACGCTCAGCGGTGGACGGCAGGAAGTCCGCACCGAAGTGCGCGACGACGACCCCCTCCTGATGATCTTCACGTCCGGCACCGAGGGGGCCAGCAAGGCCGCCGTGCTGACCCACGCCAACTGCTTCTGGACCAACCTCTCGCTCTCCCGGACACTCGATCTGGGGAGCGCCGACGTTGTGCTGGCCGTGCTGCCGCAGTTCCACGTCGGCGGCTGGAACATCCAGCCGCTGCTGGCCTGGTGGACGGGCGCCACCGTCGTTCTGGAACGGGGCTTCGAACCCGGCCGCGTCCTGCAGCTGATCGCCGAACGCCGGGTCACCATGCTCATGGGCGTCCCCACCCAGTACCTGATGCTCGCCGAACACCCCGACTTCGCCTCCGCCGAGCTCGGCAGCCTCCGGCACGCCGTCGTCGGCGGGGCCCCCATGCCTGCGCCGCTGCTGAGGATCTGGCACCGCAGAGGAGTGGCACTGAGCCAGGGCTACGGGCTGACCGAGGCATCGCCCAACGTGCTCTGCCTGGCCAACGAGGATGCCGCCCGGATGGTCGGATACTCGGGCAAACCGTACCCGCATGTCGCCGTCGCGGTGGCCGATCCGGTGACCGGGGAGATCCTCGACGGCGCCGCGTCAGGGGAGTTGTTGGTCGGCGGACCGGGCGTCTTCGCCGGCTACTTCCGCGATCCCGCCGCGACTGCGGCCGTCCTGGCCGGCGGCTGGCTGCGCACCGGGGACCTCGTGGAGCGCGACGCCTCGGGCTACATCAAAGTGGTGGACCGGCTCAAGGACATCTATATTTCCGGCGGCGAGAACGTGGCCCCGGCCGAGGTCGAGGCGGCGCTGCTGGCCCATCCGGCGGTGGCGCAGGCCGCCGTCGTCGGGGTGGACGACGACCGCTGGGGCGAAACGGGAGTCGCCTTTGTGGTGATCCGTCCCGGCCTCGCCACGGACGAACAGGAACTCCTGGACCACTGCGCCGCGCAACTGGCGCACTTCAAGGTTCCCGCCCGGATCGAGACGGTCGGGGCGCTGCCGCGCACGGCGCTGAACAAAGTGCTGCGGGCACGGCTGCGGCAGCAGCTGGAAGAGCGGGTGCCGGGGGGACGCACGGAAATTCCGGCGGACGCCGTGACAGCGGACGCCGTTTCCGCGGACCGGGGCCGGCGGTGA
- a CDS encoding ABC transporter ATP-binding protein, giving the protein MSAAAETRPILRLTGLNAHIAGQQVVEDVSFTVPATGITALLGRNGVGKTSTIKAIIGLIDRTGTVELDGVRIEKEPTFKIIRSGVGYVPEDREVFSKLTVAENLRLAERDAAPRRQLVEDLFPDLLARSAQMAGTLSGGQQQMVSLARALLNTNKILLVDEPTKGLAPKIVAEVAETLAEAAKTVPILLVEQNLHVVRQLAQGAVVLSGGRVVHTGSALEFLDDAGLTQRLLGVAAENPAGESPAREHPANTAAKGAAL; this is encoded by the coding sequence ATGAGCGCCGCAGCGGAAACCCGCCCGATCCTCAGGCTGACGGGACTCAACGCCCACATTGCCGGACAGCAAGTCGTGGAGGATGTGTCCTTCACGGTCCCGGCCACCGGCATCACCGCGCTGCTGGGCCGCAACGGCGTCGGAAAGACCAGCACCATCAAAGCCATCATCGGCCTCATCGACCGGACCGGAACCGTGGAGCTCGACGGCGTCCGGATCGAGAAGGAGCCGACGTTCAAGATCATCCGCAGCGGGGTGGGCTACGTCCCCGAGGACCGCGAAGTGTTCTCCAAACTCACCGTGGCAGAAAACCTCCGGCTCGCCGAACGCGACGCCGCACCCCGGCGCCAGCTCGTCGAGGACCTGTTCCCGGACCTGCTGGCCCGGTCCGCCCAAATGGCCGGCACCCTCTCCGGCGGCCAGCAGCAGATGGTGTCACTGGCCCGCGCCCTGCTGAACACCAACAAGATCCTGCTCGTCGACGAACCCACCAAGGGCCTGGCCCCGAAAATCGTCGCCGAGGTCGCAGAGACCCTCGCCGAAGCGGCGAAGACCGTACCCATCCTCCTGGTCGAGCAGAACCTGCACGTCGTCCGCCAGCTCGCCCAGGGCGCCGTCGTCCTCTCCGGCGGCCGGGTTGTCCACACGGGCAGCGCCCTGGAGTTCCTCGACGACGCCGGGCTGACCCAGCGCCTGCTGGGCGTCGCCGCTGAGAACCCCGCCGGGGAAAGCCCCGCACGGGAGCACCCAGCGAACACAGCTGCGAAAGGCGCCGCCCTGTGA
- the moaA gene encoding GTP 3',8-cyclase MoaA — MSVQLGMPQPRAEDGSGAGTSGVQPAGRPAGMPAGLVDRYGRRATDMRLSLTDKCNLRCTYCMPAEGLEWLSKQAVMSAEEIVRIVRIGVDMLGVRELRLTGGEPLVRADLMDIISALRHAHPDLPISMTTNAVGLDKKAAGLKAAGLSRINVSLDSLHEETFTQLTRRPFLNKVLAGVDAAWAAGLGPVKLNAVLMRGINDVESPALLAWALDRGYELRFIEQMPLDADHGWTRRNMITAAEIRELLSVDYVLSTDPRDRDGAPAERFEVRARVPGTAEATGPVLGTVGIIASVTEPFCSDCRRTRITAEGKIMSCLFSREEVDLLGLLREGASDEQLAERWQDAMWIKPKAHGMDHVGLDAPDFVQPDRSMSAIGG; from the coding sequence ATGAGTGTTCAGCTTGGTATGCCCCAGCCACGCGCGGAGGACGGTTCCGGCGCGGGCACTTCCGGCGTGCAGCCGGCCGGACGCCCGGCGGGGATGCCTGCAGGCCTCGTGGACCGCTACGGCCGCCGCGCCACCGACATGCGGCTTTCGCTGACGGACAAATGCAACCTGCGCTGCACCTACTGCATGCCCGCGGAGGGCCTGGAGTGGCTGTCCAAGCAGGCCGTGATGTCCGCGGAGGAAATTGTCCGGATCGTGCGGATCGGCGTCGACATGCTGGGCGTGCGGGAACTGCGGCTCACCGGCGGCGAACCGCTGGTCCGGGCCGATCTGATGGACATCATTTCGGCGCTCCGCCACGCGCACCCTGACCTTCCGATCTCCATGACCACCAATGCCGTCGGCCTGGACAAGAAAGCCGCCGGGCTCAAGGCCGCCGGGCTGTCCCGGATCAACGTTTCCCTGGACTCACTCCATGAGGAAACGTTCACCCAGCTGACCCGCCGCCCCTTCCTGAACAAAGTCCTGGCCGGCGTCGACGCCGCCTGGGCCGCCGGGCTGGGCCCCGTAAAGCTCAACGCCGTGCTGATGCGCGGCATCAACGACGTCGAGTCCCCCGCCCTGCTGGCGTGGGCGCTGGACCGCGGCTACGAACTGCGCTTCATCGAGCAGATGCCGCTCGACGCCGACCATGGCTGGACCCGCCGGAACATGATCACCGCCGCGGAAATCCGTGAGCTGCTCTCCGTCGACTACGTGCTCAGCACCGATCCGCGGGACCGCGACGGCGCCCCGGCGGAACGCTTCGAGGTCCGGGCCCGCGTGCCCGGCACGGCCGAGGCCACCGGTCCGGTGCTCGGAACCGTGGGGATCATCGCCTCCGTGACCGAGCCGTTCTGCTCCGATTGCCGCCGAACCCGCATCACGGCCGAGGGCAAGATCATGAGCTGCCTGTTCTCCCGCGAGGAAGTCGACCTGCTGGGGCTGCTCCGCGAGGGCGCCAGCGATGAACAACTCGCCGAGCGCTGGCAGGATGCCATGTGGATCAAGCCCAAGGCCCACGGCATGGACCACGTCGGACTGGACGCCCCGGACTTCGTCCAGCCGGACCGCAGCATGAGCGCCATCGGAGGCTGA
- a CDS encoding alpha/beta hydrolase, translated as MIHPAIKHPATQTPATNQATNTPTYRTTEVEVRGGALHTAIWGPEDPAAPTILAVHGVTASHKAWPGLAEALPDVRIIAPDLRGRGRSNHLPAPYGMPSHAEDLAAVLAALSIGPVVVVGHSMGAFAAVVLANLFPERVRSLVLVDGGLPLQVPAELSDEQVVAAVLGPAAERLNATFPSREVYRNFWKQHPAFSADWSPLVEEYVDYDLTGEEPVLRPATRYQAMADDTAELHRGASLLKALDELAVETQVLRAPRGLLNEPGGLYAPGYLDAWAEKMPPLHVREIPDVNHYTIIMGGAGAAAVADTVREALALA; from the coding sequence GTGATCCATCCGGCAATAAAACACCCAGCAACGCAAACTCCAGCCACGAACCAGGCAACCAATACCCCCACTTACCGGACCACCGAGGTCGAGGTCCGCGGCGGCGCCCTGCACACCGCTATCTGGGGCCCCGAGGACCCTGCCGCCCCGACCATCCTGGCCGTGCACGGGGTGACCGCGTCCCACAAGGCCTGGCCGGGGCTGGCCGAAGCCCTGCCGGACGTCAGGATCATCGCCCCCGACCTGCGGGGACGGGGCCGCAGCAACCACCTGCCGGCGCCGTACGGCATGCCCTCCCACGCCGAGGACCTTGCGGCCGTGCTGGCGGCGCTCAGCATCGGCCCGGTGGTCGTCGTCGGCCATTCGATGGGCGCCTTCGCCGCCGTCGTGCTCGCGAACCTGTTCCCGGAGCGGGTGCGGTCCCTCGTGCTGGTCGACGGCGGCCTGCCGCTGCAGGTCCCGGCCGAACTCAGCGACGAGCAGGTTGTGGCCGCCGTGCTGGGCCCCGCGGCCGAGCGGCTGAACGCCACCTTCCCCAGCCGTGAGGTCTACCGCAACTTCTGGAAGCAGCATCCGGCCTTCAGCGCGGACTGGAGCCCGCTCGTAGAGGAGTACGTGGACTACGACCTCACCGGGGAGGAACCGGTCCTCCGGCCGGCCACACGGTACCAGGCGATGGCCGACGACACCGCCGAGCTGCACCGCGGCGCCTCCCTCCTGAAGGCCCTCGATGAGCTCGCGGTGGAGACGCAGGTGCTGCGGGCGCCGCGCGGCCTGCTCAACGAACCCGGCGGCCTGTACGCACCCGGCTATCTGGACGCCTGGGCGGAGAAAATGCCGCCCCTGCACGTCCGCGAGATCCCGGACGTCAACCACTACACGATCATCATGGGAGGGGCCGGCGCCGCGGCCGTCGCGGACACCGTCCGGGAGGCGCTGGCGCTGGCGTAG
- a CDS encoding branched-chain amino acid ABC transporter permease, whose protein sequence is MSTVVLLIFTGLGLGALYFLVAAGLSLIYGLMGVLNFAHGAFLTLGAFTGWEIARRTGSDNWWTFLLSLLVGAAAGAAFAAFTEFVLIRRLYQRHIEQVLITVGLSLAAVALFDGIWGTDPVFIQGPAWFKETTEVLGARVPNDRFVCIIAAVLVLLAMVFFLKNTRYGMIIRAGVENRSMVTALGIDVRKAFTLVFTIGGAAAGLGGVLASHYFGYVSPMLGGSLLIFAFIVTVIGGLGSLTGAAIAAVAVAVLQQFANFYLGGTGDFVVVLALALVLLFRPSGLLGRTS, encoded by the coding sequence GTGAGCACCGTCGTTCTCCTGATCTTCACCGGCCTGGGCCTTGGCGCCCTCTACTTCCTCGTGGCCGCAGGGCTGTCACTGATCTACGGGCTGATGGGTGTGCTCAACTTCGCGCACGGCGCCTTCCTGACCCTCGGGGCCTTCACCGGCTGGGAAATCGCCCGCCGGACCGGCTCGGACAACTGGTGGACGTTCCTGCTCTCCCTGCTGGTCGGGGCAGCGGCCGGGGCCGCCTTTGCCGCCTTCACCGAGTTCGTCCTGATCCGCCGGCTGTACCAGCGGCACATCGAGCAGGTCCTGATCACGGTGGGCCTCTCGCTTGCCGCAGTGGCCCTCTTCGACGGCATCTGGGGCACCGACCCGGTGTTCATCCAGGGGCCGGCCTGGTTCAAAGAAACCACCGAGGTCCTTGGCGCCCGCGTCCCCAACGACCGGTTTGTGTGCATCATCGCCGCCGTCCTGGTGCTGCTGGCCATGGTGTTCTTCCTGAAGAACACCCGCTACGGCATGATCATCCGGGCCGGCGTCGAGAACCGCTCCATGGTGACGGCCCTCGGCATCGATGTCCGGAAGGCCTTCACCCTCGTCTTCACGATCGGCGGCGCCGCAGCGGGCCTGGGCGGGGTGCTGGCCTCGCACTATTTCGGCTACGTCTCGCCGATGCTGGGCGGCTCGCTGCTGATCTTCGCGTTCATCGTCACGGTGATCGGCGGGCTGGGCTCGCTGACCGGCGCGGCCATCGCCGCCGTCGCCGTCGCCGTCCTGCAGCAGTTCGCCAACTTCTACCTTGGCGGCACCGGCGACTTCGTTGTGGTGCTCGCCCTGGCGCTCGTGCTGCTGTTCCGTCCCTCCGGCCTGCTCGGGAGAACCTCATGA
- a CDS encoding DUF1579 domain-containing protein — translation MRTPTWKDPWKEDMDRPLPGSAHEALEAFLGHWTGTTQWEATPWGPARVAAVEVTFARAAAGLAVTHSYRHTEADGTRSEGHGVFTMDPDRPDTLWYHVNSMGLPPEAPARASWQEGTLTMERRSDRGTSRHTFRVDDGVLTHSAGLRLEPASEFTPFMTSTCRRVAEDAAVPA, via the coding sequence GTGAGGACCCCCACCTGGAAGGACCCCTGGAAGGAAGATATGGACCGGCCGCTGCCAGGCAGTGCACACGAGGCGCTCGAGGCGTTCCTTGGGCACTGGACTGGAACCACACAGTGGGAGGCCACGCCCTGGGGGCCGGCGCGGGTTGCCGCCGTCGAAGTGACTTTCGCGCGTGCAGCCGCCGGCCTGGCCGTCACCCACAGCTACCGGCACACGGAGGCGGACGGCACCCGATCCGAAGGCCACGGGGTGTTCACCATGGACCCCGACCGCCCCGACACCCTCTGGTACCACGTCAACAGCATGGGCCTGCCCCCGGAAGCGCCCGCGCGCGCCAGCTGGCAGGAGGGCACCCTCACCATGGAACGGCGCAGCGACCGCGGCACGTCCCGGCACACCTTCCGGGTGGACGACGGCGTGCTGACCCACAGTGCCGGGCTCCGGCTGGAGCCCGCGAGCGAATTCACGCCCTTCATGACCTCAACCTGCCGGCGAGTGGCCGAGGACGCAGCTGTCCCCGCCTGA
- a CDS encoding TetR/AcrR family transcriptional regulator, producing MSAAPRTARGTRTRAKLLQAAETVFASVGYHEASIVKITEEAGVGLGTFYLYFDGKQAIFDEVVEDLNRRVRHAMTDAARSAGTRLAAERAGFRAFFKFTAEHPALYRIIRQAEFVSPGALRLHYTRIVNGYIEGLKAAQLSGEVREMDPTVAAWALMGIGELIGMRWVLWDEEGAEPAQGARPDVPEDVFEEMMQFIERALAPAPGAASTTTQAQEGTAQ from the coding sequence GTGAGCGCCGCGCCGCGCACCGCACGGGGCACCCGCACCCGGGCCAAGCTGCTGCAGGCCGCCGAGACGGTGTTCGCCTCGGTGGGTTACCACGAGGCCTCGATTGTGAAGATCACGGAGGAAGCCGGAGTGGGCCTCGGCACCTTCTACCTGTACTTCGACGGCAAACAGGCCATCTTCGACGAGGTGGTCGAGGACCTGAACCGCCGGGTCCGGCACGCCATGACGGACGCCGCCCGATCCGCCGGTACCCGGCTCGCGGCCGAACGCGCCGGATTCCGGGCCTTCTTCAAGTTCACGGCGGAACACCCCGCGCTGTACCGGATCATCCGGCAGGCCGAGTTCGTCTCACCCGGGGCACTGCGGCTGCACTACACCCGGATCGTCAACGGCTACATCGAAGGGCTCAAGGCCGCGCAGCTCAGCGGCGAAGTCCGGGAGATGGACCCCACCGTGGCGGCCTGGGCACTGATGGGCATCGGCGAGCTGATCGGCATGCGCTGGGTGCTGTGGGACGAAGAGGGCGCCGAACCCGCCCAGGGCGCCCGCCCGGATGTCCCGGAGGACGTCTTCGAGGAAATGATGCAGTTCATCGAACGCGCGCTCGCCCCCGCGCCCGGCGCCGCCTCCACAACCACTCAGGCCCAGGAAGGGACAGCACAGTGA
- a CDS encoding ABC transporter ATP-binding protein, whose amino-acid sequence MNSPALPALAVDGLGLQIGGARILQDVSFSVGTGEMVGVIGPNGAGKTTLFNLISGVMRPTAGSVTLNGREITAAPVHRRAKAGLGRTFQTSNLFPRLSVLENVRLAAQAKLGGSFSLLRFPAASDEATRIARGTIGEVGLTSQLSTAAGDLSHGEKRKVEIAVLLATDPAVVLLDEPMAGVASGDVPSLTAIIAGLHRDRGCTVMMVEHHMDVVLGLVDRVAVMHHGSLLALDSPEAVMSDPTVQSAYLGEPV is encoded by the coding sequence ATGAATTCCCCAGCCCTGCCCGCCCTTGCGGTGGATGGCCTTGGTCTGCAGATCGGCGGTGCCCGCATTCTCCAGGATGTGAGCTTCTCGGTCGGCACCGGCGAAATGGTCGGCGTCATCGGCCCCAACGGCGCCGGCAAGACCACCTTGTTCAACCTGATCTCCGGCGTCATGCGCCCCACCGCGGGCAGCGTGACGCTGAACGGCAGGGAGATCACGGCCGCGCCGGTCCACCGCAGGGCCAAGGCAGGGCTGGGCAGGACCTTCCAGACCTCCAACCTGTTTCCCCGGCTCAGCGTGCTGGAAAACGTCCGGCTGGCCGCCCAGGCGAAACTCGGGGGCAGCTTCAGCCTCCTGCGTTTCCCCGCGGCCTCCGACGAGGCCACCCGGATCGCCCGCGGCACCATCGGCGAGGTCGGGCTCACGTCCCAGCTCTCGACGGCGGCGGGGGACCTCTCCCACGGCGAGAAGCGCAAGGTGGAGATCGCCGTGCTGCTGGCGACGGATCCCGCCGTCGTGCTCCTGGACGAGCCGATGGCCGGGGTGGCGTCGGGGGACGTCCCGTCCCTCACCGCGATCATCGCGGGGCTGCACCGGGACCGCGGCTGCACCGTGATGATGGTGGAGCACCACATGGACGTTGTCTTAGGCCTTGTGGACCGGGTGGCCGTGATGCACCACGGCAGCCTGCTCGCCCTGGACTCCCCGGAGGCCGTGATGTCGGACCCGACCGTACAAAGTGCCTACCTGGGAGAACCCGTATGA
- a CDS encoding substrate-binding domain-containing protein — protein MKDTKKFLMAAVMATGLALSACAPSAGTAAPAESGSTKAAEPVNVGIIYSKTGPLAAYGATYYEGLQAGIDYATGGTGAVNGAKINLTYADDGGDPDKAVTAAKDLIGKGYKIIGGTVVSGIALKLAEQAAQNKVLYISGPAATDAIQGINKYTFRSGRQSLQDVATAGSFIDTKGKKVVVFAQDNAFGQGNVAAVKAVLGAKGATVEAVLVPDGQELTPFARQLIDAKPDMVFVAWAGATSGTMWQTLSQQGAFDAAPIVTGLGDAATFGAYGEATSKISFLNHYFPGASGNDVEKKMIAAVEKAGKKADLFTPDGFVAGQMIVQAIKEGGSDADAMVKALEGFSFDGPKGKETVRASDHALVQDMYQVKLVQTGGSWAPELIKVVPGDTVAPPEKK, from the coding sequence GTGAAGGATACAAAGAAGTTCCTGATGGCCGCCGTTATGGCCACCGGGCTCGCCCTCAGCGCCTGTGCGCCCTCTGCCGGCACCGCAGCGCCGGCCGAGTCGGGCAGCACCAAGGCCGCCGAGCCGGTCAACGTCGGCATCATCTACTCCAAGACCGGACCCCTGGCCGCCTACGGCGCCACCTACTACGAAGGCCTGCAGGCGGGCATTGACTATGCCACCGGCGGGACCGGCGCCGTCAACGGCGCCAAGATCAACCTGACCTACGCCGACGACGGCGGCGACCCGGACAAGGCGGTGACGGCCGCCAAGGACCTGATCGGCAAGGGCTACAAGATCATCGGCGGCACGGTCGTCTCCGGCATCGCGCTCAAGCTGGCGGAACAGGCCGCGCAGAACAAGGTCCTCTACATCTCCGGACCTGCCGCCACCGATGCCATCCAGGGCATCAACAAGTACACCTTCCGCTCGGGCCGCCAGAGCCTGCAGGATGTGGCCACGGCCGGTTCCTTCATTGACACCAAGGGCAAGAAGGTCGTCGTCTTCGCGCAGGACAATGCGTTCGGCCAGGGCAATGTCGCCGCCGTCAAGGCCGTCCTGGGCGCCAAGGGTGCCACCGTGGAGGCCGTCCTTGTTCCGGACGGACAGGAGCTCACCCCCTTCGCCCGCCAGCTCATCGACGCGAAGCCGGACATGGTCTTCGTAGCCTGGGCCGGGGCAACGTCGGGCACCATGTGGCAGACACTCAGCCAGCAGGGCGCCTTCGACGCCGCACCGATCGTCACCGGGCTCGGCGACGCCGCCACGTTCGGCGCCTACGGCGAGGCCACGTCCAAGATCAGCTTCCTGAACCACTACTTCCCGGGCGCCTCGGGCAACGACGTGGAGAAGAAGATGATCGCCGCGGTTGAGAAGGCAGGCAAGAAGGCCGACCTCTTCACTCCCGACGGCTTTGTTGCCGGCCAAATGATTGTCCAGGCCATCAAGGAGGGCGGCTCCGACGCCGACGCCATGGTCAAGGCACTCGAAGGCTTCAGCTTCGACGGGCCCAAGGGCAAGGAAACCGTCCGCGCCTCGGACCACGCCCTGGTCCAGGACATGTACCAGGTCAAACTCGTCCAGACGGGCGGCAGCTGGGCGCCCGAGCTCATCAAGGTGGTTCCGGGCGATACCGTCGCCCCGCCGGAGAAGAAGTAA
- a CDS encoding MoaD/ThiS family protein, with the protein MNVRYFAAARAAAGVDEERFELPADATVDSLLDAILAVERPEPPAGTPPLARLLSRSSFLLNEVAVRNRAATLRPDDVVDVLPPFAGG; encoded by the coding sequence GTGAACGTACGTTACTTCGCTGCCGCGCGCGCTGCCGCCGGCGTCGACGAGGAGCGCTTTGAGCTGCCCGCGGACGCCACCGTCGACTCGTTGCTGGACGCGATCCTCGCCGTCGAGCGCCCGGAACCTCCGGCGGGGACCCCTCCGCTGGCGCGGCTGCTGTCCCGGAGCAGTTTCCTGCTCAACGAAGTGGCAGTCCGGAACCGTGCAGCCACGCTGCGCCCGGACGACGTCGTCGACGTGCTGCCGCCGTTCGCCGGCGGCTAG
- a CDS encoding branched-chain amino acid ABC transporter permease, with product MVLLVLLPLLNLSLPGVLPGPTYTPGSLQLLAMCMLMAAAALTYHLLLGVAGLLSFGHALYFGAGVYGLAIILQNLDIPLLPAMGLTLLVVIVLAHVVGSISLRVSGIPFAMVTLAFAQAGSVIVGRNPDGTTGGDEGLTLRTDNLPDFLVGVVNTRNLYWLALAVLVAVFIVVTWVQSSRAGHVAAAVRENELRVRVLGLQPYLVKLLIFVVSAILVSIIGMVFLLLQSGAVPRAMSADLTITLLVMVVLGGVGSRWGAVIGGVFYTILDQRLTTLANSNAIDALPDILRVPLSEPLFILGTLFILVVLFLPGGLTGTAQRLAQRRNRRDQSAGKDRTATSREILEESA from the coding sequence ATGGTGCTCCTGGTCCTCCTCCCGCTGCTCAACCTGTCCCTCCCCGGTGTGCTGCCCGGGCCGACGTATACGCCCGGGTCCTTGCAACTGCTGGCCATGTGCATGCTGATGGCCGCAGCCGCGCTGACCTACCACCTGCTGCTCGGCGTCGCCGGGCTGCTTTCCTTCGGCCATGCCCTGTACTTCGGCGCCGGCGTCTACGGGCTGGCGATCATCCTGCAGAACCTGGACATTCCGCTGCTGCCCGCGATGGGCCTGACCCTGCTGGTCGTGATCGTGCTGGCCCACGTGGTGGGAAGCATCAGCCTGCGGGTCAGCGGCATCCCCTTCGCCATGGTCACACTCGCGTTCGCCCAGGCCGGCTCGGTGATTGTGGGCCGCAACCCGGACGGCACCACCGGCGGCGACGAGGGCCTGACGCTGCGCACCGACAACCTGCCCGATTTCCTCGTGGGCGTCGTCAATACACGCAACCTCTACTGGCTGGCGCTGGCGGTGCTCGTGGCCGTGTTCATCGTGGTCACCTGGGTGCAGTCCTCCCGTGCCGGGCACGTCGCCGCCGCGGTCCGCGAGAACGAACTCCGCGTCCGCGTGCTGGGCCTGCAGCCGTACCTCGTGAAGCTGCTGATCTTCGTGGTCTCCGCCATCCTTGTCAGCATCATCGGCATGGTATTCCTGCTACTGCAGAGCGGCGCCGTCCCGCGCGCCATGTCCGCCGACCTCACCATCACGCTGCTGGTGATGGTGGTCCTGGGCGGCGTCGGCTCGCGTTGGGGAGCGGTGATCGGCGGCGTCTTCTACACCATCCTGGACCAGCGCCTCACGACCCTGGCGAACTCGAACGCCATCGATGCGCTGCCGGACATCCTGCGGGTACCGTTGTCTGAACCTTTGTTCATCCTGGGCACCCTGTTCATCCTTGTGGTGCTCTTCCTGCCCGGCGGCCTGACGGGCACCGCGCAGCGGCTGGCGCAGCGGCGCAACCGGCGGGATCAGAGTGCGGGCAAGGACAGGACAGCCACGTCCCGCGAAATCCTGGAGGAATCGGCATGA